The Neodiprion virginianus isolate iyNeoVirg1 chromosome 5, iyNeoVirg1.1, whole genome shotgun sequence genome contains a region encoding:
- the LOC124304453 gene encoding neuroblastoma-amplified sequence-like: MAVKPDQNMGVDGTEECDEQSILYELLEYYVRKQEPELSRCKNDTAAILPATGTIKIALRYLNNRYSLPESISFEIGLTLQWKFAVGDKGSLLAILQDNLIEIRKSKDEYSSVVGKASVPKDAFPQWRKVVWSPDCSLLVVASSNGYLSFYNSLGNNVFNISPKNLSQNPNILEAGDAVASMIFVKTRVKSLKWAYEFLVITYSGLLKAYYVSATEAFEESHEFSFGSLYRNGVSAVAYNDRHNLLFVAGSNITQNLHTISSKSGLTSWRILNDYPYYKLSFANEESTGANSSFSIWNYLPTLHSQIESVIFKNSISPNGDLLACLHTDGSITIWNLPSLRLHKKWGPNEQPDADAVNPLGLVKLRKLPPGFSEFHPIDVNWWSNHSVIIARYCGSVSVCSIKNLRNLLGASPEFLYGQPQISELCPDRGFLSLDCETFLTSKKRSRDSTNESQNSDSSSESEKEEEENERPTALKYAGSLFQSALYSITDMERFQPKRKKSKLIHRTYRILGLKSTTPEELYSRKIDIEEYGEALALANTYNLDTDLVYQTQWRKSEFSLNAIKNHLSKVSKRSWVLNECVTRVPDTIEASRELLNFGLGGANLETLLAIGVKDDGKFTPADIEDEDYEELDKIGATLRQIQKENQILDQINIEKLTEGQKEMVMYRRKLLDHLDKLQTYEIILEAPSMYNKNFYEEFRKLSALQNAIRFAKDSNYRAVDIMFTYHSAKILPHWLAVISFFPETLKPTDYEKLLPECDNEGQLFLPDQLELRQKDWSEKSEFSKTLGLSDDDGSELIYDCDPALRAYRNVPLTQELLKKWYKSRAYQIERNSSMVDNALSLIRIGKSRNIKGLENFMFELETLDDLIYKVNMEDMSLARLEKLSDLDKIRLLMSKSDEKNFVDNIKNLVIPYIHRKERLSPQGCSHQQLLHDYLVSLSEDDLTLPVKFFEHLKQTQNTEIIRDLEAIMKLALDCIYSCKDLKMYEKAKCIFECIPFSLENVGSGKICCLIEELEQELECLRVLSEYNVKTTLKYIQENKTNRETIKMLLTQMARYVNALPPSEKLWPQLLNDILQLHETTFSCLDIEVCFEICVSARLTSGDKTTIQNCTSLIETKKSEKSMLKVPYDKAVELVLQASTEYFNSSKSLTDSSMELAKACLYLIEDDNPAIKEEYELISSLQILNDFNVNVLPLQVRLSQDRIKLIESCLNNQEDAYKSTQRLLNLARYLRIEKYNSRNRDGKVLELVAQKAYEVKDYSACATICQQLIDHNSSSAWKIVFDLGNDDEYQDFKFRQKCLSFAMNCGPTDLLETLLQRMHLIEIQILHKDLQNLLPSEVSDTMVDSDDEFTDAMTTPQVESKEFLVPNIIGTSTEMVISSAELVKKSTYSLLKNVGNRNFWKNTLNLNFVTQSSDSCEADDQILKLDTVAKNPQSFSCFYESLHRDCSISSLDTNYTKYSLPDIKDKKFKLCQNLVRVALLGECASYGFEISSIDHLFVECARHVFTEDCLLGISYLLSLSSSDNDFVRPAFDDIPDADLRLQLAAYFYSLELYKKLEPDKVGYYYDPLELISRMTKAAANMQDCPIAEGLIYWSSRLLNAKDYEAEDELADLESEQNPTDDSNPVYESKRQEEKSCTQLEASSPSRSLNKKSFDKFSIEVSSFESNEEETGWDDDWGDFSDPSDEDEKNAVEKSERRELVFSDTEMTEGDRFAQFENLVCQVSSKDEYLRMKEKLISWPTFENPEFTTVDKHPALRLIDLTKVLVTEENDGSTSQRLVECKEIMAHQIVSETVLREYLSKKHVSSDLELNIYLHLRSNQKSLQEEAVQIIKERYQDMKLSPPILQELFFKNLTGSFHPNHIVYKLILDEVIDNFDLVDIEENLKILSDVLVVQRCLPQAAALRNFINGLPRSLQTFDAGLGTLFVE, from the exons ATGGCTGTAAAACCAGATCAAAACATGGGGGTTGACGGCACCGAGGAGTGTGATGAGCAGTCGATATTATACGAACTTTTGGAATATTATGTGCGCAAACAAGAGCCCGAATTATCG AGATGCAAAAACGACACCGCAGCCATCCTACCAGCTACAGGAACGATAAAAATTGCCCTGAGATATTTGAACAATAGGTACTCGTTGCCCGAGTCTATATCCTTTGAAATCGGACTGACGTTACAATGGAAATTTGCTGTCGGAGACAAAGGAAGCCTGCTTGCCATCTTGCAAGATAATTTgatagaaataagaaaatccAAAGACGAGTACTCTTCCGTCGTTGGCAAAGCGTCGG TACCTAAAGATGCCTTTCCGCAATGGCGTAAAGTCGTGTGGAGCCCCGACTGTTCGCTGCTCGTGGTCGCATCGAGCAACGGCTATTTGTCATTCTACAATTCATTGGGAAACAATGTGTTCAATATAAGTCCTAAGAACTTGTCCCAAAATCCGAATATTCTGGAAGCTGGCGATGCCGTTGCTTCAATGATATTCGTTAAAACCAGAGTTAAGAGTCTGAAATGGGCCTATGAATTTCTTGTCATTACTTACAGCGGACTATTAAAGGCCTATTACGTATCAGCTACTGAAGCATTCGAGGAAAGccatgaattttcattcggcAGCTTGTACAGAAACGGCGTCAGCGCCGTCGCTTATAACGATAGACACAATTTACTCTTTGTCGCTGGCAGTAACATCACGCAAAACTTGCAT ACTATCTCTTCAAAATCTGGTCTAACATCGTGGCGCATCCTCAATGATTATCCATATTACAAGTTGTCGTTTGCAAACGAAGAGAGCACTGGTGcaaattcaagtttttcaatttggaATTATCTGCCTACTTTGCATTCCCAAATCGAATCTGTCATATTTAAAAACAGTATATCACCAAACGGAGATCTGCTTGCCTGTTTACATACTGATGGCTCAATAACAATATGGAATTTGCCAAGCTTAAGGCTCCACAAAAAGTGGGGGCCCAATGAGCAACCAGATGCCGATGCTGTGAACCCCCTTGGTCTTGTTAAGTTGAGAAAATTACCACCTggattttcagaatttcatcCTATTGACGTCAATTGGTGGTCAAATCAT TCTGTTATAATAGCAAGATACTGTGGTTCCGTTTCCGTTTGCTCGATCAAGAATTTGCGCAACCTTCTAGGTGCCAGTCCTGAATTTTTATACGGACAACCACAAATATCTGAACTCTGCCCAGACCGTGGTTTCCTCAGTTTAGACTGCGAGACATTCTTGACGAGCAAAAAGAGGAGCAGAGATTCGACAAATGAGAGCCAAAATTCAG acTCATCGTCGGagagtgaaaaagaagaagaagaaaacgaaagacCAACGGCTCTGAAATACGCAGGAAGTTTGTTTCAAAGTGCTCTTTACTCCATAACTGATATGGAAAGGTTTCAgccgaagagaaaaaaatcgaaactgaTTCACCGAACATATAGAATATTGGGATTGAAGAGCACGACTCCAGAGGAGTTGTACTCTAGGAAGATTGACATCGAA GAATACGGCGAGGCACTAGCTTTGGCAAACACTTACAACCTGGACACCGACTTGGTGTACCAAACGCAGTGGCGCAAGTCTGAGTTTTCACTAAACGcgattaaaaatcatttgagTAAAGTGAGCAAGAGGTCTTGGGTTCTGAACGAGTGCGTAACGCGTGTCCCTGACACAATCGAAGCATCCCGAGAGCTTCTTAATTTCGGACTTGGAGGTGCAAATTTAGAAACTCTATTAGCCATCGGTGTAAAGGATGACGGCAAGTTCACACCTGCCGATATAGAGGATGAGGATTACGAAGAATTGGATAAAATCGGTGCGACTTTAAGACAG atacagaaagaaaatcaaatattagatcaaataaatattgagaaGTTGACTGAGGGTCAGAAGGAAATGGTGATGTATAGACGAAAGCTTTTAGACCATCTGGATAAATTACAAACTTACGAAATAATACTAGAAGCTCCCTcgatgtataataaaaatttttacgaagaatttcgaaaactgAGCGCCCTACAAAATGCTATTag ATTTGCAAAGGACAGTAATTACCGGGCTGTGGACATCATGTTCACTTATCACAGTGCTAAAATACTGCCGCACTGGCTTGCCGTTATAAGCTTCTTTCCTGAAACTCTCAAACCAAcggattacgaaaaactgtTACCAGAATGCGACAACGAAGGCCAACTATTCTTACCAGATCAGCTAGAGTTGCGTCAAAAAGATTGGTCGGAAAAAAGTGAATTCAGCAAGACGCTCGGCCTGTCCGATGACGACGGCTCTGAATTAATTTATGACTGTGATCCAGCCTTGAGAGCTTACAG AAATGTGCCGCTCACCCAAGAACTGCTTAAAAAATGGTACAAATCTCGCGCGTATCAAATAGAGAGAAACAGTTCCATGGTGGACAATGCTTTGAGTCTGATAAGAATCGGCAAATCTCGAAATATCAAAGGCTTGGAGAATTTCATGTTCGAATTAGAGACGCTGGACGATTTGATATACAAGGTAAACATGGAAGACATGTCTCTAGCCCGATTGGAGAAACTTTCTGACCTCGACAAGATAAGACTATTGATGAGCAAATcggatgagaaaaattttgtagatAACATTAAAAATCTTGTCATTCCTTATATCCATAGAAAAGAGAGGCTCTCG CCTCAAGGATGTTCTCATCAGCAACTATTACACGACTACTTAGTGTCCTTGAGTGAAGACGACTTGACATTGCCagtaaaattctttgaacaTTTGAAACAGACACAAAATACAGAGATAATCAGAGACTTGGAAGCTATTATGAAACTGGCATTGGATTGCATTTACTCTTGCAAAGATTTGAAGATGTACGAAAAGGCCAAGTGTATATTTGAATGCATTCCGTTCAGTCTAGAAAACGTGGGATCAGGAAAGATTTGTTGTCTGATCGAGGAACTGGAACAGGAACTTGAGTGCTTGAGAGTACTAAGCGAATACAATGTAAAAACTACGCTGAAATACATTCAAGAGAACAAAACTAATCGTGAGACTATTAAAATGCTGCTCACTCAAATGGCAAGATACGTAAA CGCGTTACCTCCAAGCGAAAAATTGTGGCCTCAATTATTAAACGATATACTTCAACTTCACGAAACAACGTTTTCCTGTCTCGACATCGAAGTGTGTTTCGAGATATGTGTCTCAGCTCGATTAACTTCGGGGGACAAAACGACCATTCAGAACTGCACAAGTCTCATAGAGACtaagaaatctgaaaaatctaTGCTGAAAGTGCCTTATGATAAAGCGGTGGAATTGGTATTGCAAGCCAGTACCGAGTACTTCAATAGCTCGAAAAGCTTGACCGATAGTAGCATGGAACTGGCCAA GGCGTGTCTCTACCTCATAGAGGACGATAATCCGGCAATAAAAGAGGAATACGAGCTGATAAGTTCGCTGCAAATTTTGAACGACTTTAACGTAAACGTATTGCCACTTCAAGTCCGATTAAGCCAAGATAGGATTAAGTTAATTGAGAGCTGTCTGAACAATCAGGAGGACGCCTACAAAAGTACCCAAAGATTACTTAACCTGGCGAGATACTTGAGGATCGAGAAATACAACTCCAGAAACAGGGATGGCAAGGTATTGGAACTTGTCGCGCAAAAGGCCTATGAG GTGAAAGACTACAGCGCTTGTGCGACTATTTGCCAGCAGCTTATAGACCACAATAGCTCATCAGCATGGAAGATAGTTTTTGATTTGGGTAATGACGACGAATACCAAGACTTCAAGTTCAGGCAAAAGTGCCTGTCCTTCGCTATGAACTGTGGACCAACTGATTTGTTAGAGACTTTATTGCAACGGATGCATTTAATCGAGATACAAATACTCCACAAAGATCTGCAGAACTTACTGCCTTCCGAAGTTTCTGATACAATGGTGGACAGTGATGACGAATTTACAGATGCAATGACTACA CCTCAAGTCGAGTCCAAAGAGTTCTTAGTGCCAAACATTATAGGAACGTCGACCGAAATGGTCATTAGCTCTGCTGAGCTGGTGAAAAAGTCGACGTACTCATTGCTGAAGAACgtgggaaatagaaatttctGGAAAAACACCCTAAACTTGAATTTCGTCACACAGAGTAGTGACTCGTGCGAAGCAGATGACCAAATACTAAAATTAGACACTGTAGCAAAGAACCCTCAGAGTTTTTCTTGCTTCTACGAAAGTTTGCATAGGGATTGCTCGATCAGCAGTTTAGATACCAATTACACAAAATACTCGCTACCGGATATAAAAgataagaaattcaaattatgcCAAAACCTAGTCAGGGTTGCCCTACTTGGAGAATGCGCCAGCTACGGATTTGAAATTAGCAGCATTGATCATC tattCGTCGAGTGTGCTCGTCATGTCTTCACGGAAGACTGTTTGCTGGGGATTTCATACCTGTTGAGTCTCAGCAGCAGTGACAATGATTTCGTCAGACCAGCCTTTGACGATATACCCGACGCAGATCTGCGACTGCAGTTAGCTGCCTATTTCTACTCCCTAGAACTATACAAAAAACTGGAGCCAGACAAGGTGGGCTACTATTATGATCCGTTAGAGTTAATATCGAGGATGACCAAAGCTGCTGCTAACATGCAAGACTGTCCGATTGCTGAAGGGCTGATATACTGGTCTTCGCGCTTGTTAAATGCCAAAGATTACGAAGCTGAAGACGAATTAGCTGACTTGGAGAGTGAGCAAAACCCGACAGATGATTCGAATCCTGTTTATGAGTCGAAGCGGCAGGAAGAGAAAAGTTGCACACAACTTGAAGCGTCGTCTCCGTCGCGAtcattgaacaaaaaatcgttcgacaaattttcgatTGAAGTTTCATCCTTTGAATCAAACGAGGAAGAAACGGGGTGGGATGATGACTGGGGTGATTTTTCGGACCCAAGTGACGAGGACGAGAAAAACgcagttgaaaaatcggaacGGCGCGAATTAGTTTTTTCCGACACTGAAATGACGGAAGGAGATCGATTCGcacaattcgaaaatttggttTGCCAGGTTAGCAGCAAAGATGAATATCTGAGAATGAAAGAGAAACTAATCTCGTGGCCTACATTTGAAAACCCCGAATTTACCACTGTGGACAAGCATCCGGCGTTGAGATTAATCGATTTAACTAAAGTACTTGTTACGGAGGAAAATGATGGTTCTACTAGTCAGAGGCTGGTAGAATGTAAGGAGATTATGGCCCATCAAATTGTATCCGAAACC GTACTGAGAGAATATTTGAGTAAGAAACACGTCTCCTCAGATTTGGAACTAAACATTTATCTTCATTTACGCTCAAATCAGAAATCGCTCCAAGAAGAGGCCgtacaaataataaaagagAGATATCAG gACATGAAATTGTCGCCACCGATCCTTCAAGAGTTGTTCTTCAAAAATCTTACTGGATCATTTCATCCAAATCACATCGTTTATAAGCTAATTCTCGATGAAGTAATTGACAATTTTGACTTGGTCGACATTgaagagaatttgaaaattttgagcGACGTATTAGTCGTACAACGATGTCTACCGCAAGCAGCTGCcctgagaaattttattaatggTTTACCTCGGTCATTGCAGACGTTTGATGCCGGGCTCGGTACTTTATTCGtggaataa
- the LOC124304454 gene encoding COP9 signalosome complex subunit 2 isoform X3, protein MSDGEDDFMCEEEEDYGLEYSEDSNSEPDVDLENQYYNSKALKEDDPKAALQSFQKVLDLEGGDKGEWGFKALKQMIKINFKLLNYKEMMTRYKQLLTYIKSAVTRNHSEKSINSILDYISTSKNMELLQDFYETTLDALKDAKNDRLWFKTNTKLGKLYFDRSDFNKLAKILKQLHQSCQVGITDDGEDDLKKGTQLLEIYALEIQMYTAQKNNKKLKALYEQSLHIKSAIPHPLIMGVIRECGGKMHLREGEFERAHTDFFEAFKNYDESGSPRRTTCLKYLVLANMLMKSGINPFDSQEAKPYKNDPEILAMTNLVVSYQNNDINQFESILKQNRNNIMDDPFIREHIEDLLRNIRTQVLIKLIKPYTRIHIPFISKELNIDVSEVESLLVSCILDSTVRGRIDQVNQVLELDKKSVCGARYTALDKWTNQLQSLHVAVANRMS, encoded by the exons ATGTCGGATGGTGAGGACGACTTCATGtgcgaagaggaagaagattATGGCTTG gAATATTCAGAGGATTCCAACTCTGAGCCCGATGTAGACTTGGAAAATCAATATTACAACAGTAAAGCACTCAAGGAAGATGATCCTAAGGCGGCGTTGCAAAGCTTTCAGAAGGTACTGGACCTGGAAGGTGGCGATAAAGGAGAATGGGGATTCAAGGCGCTCAAACAAATGATCAAAATCAACTTCAAACTG TTGAACTACAAGGAAATGATGACTCGATACAAGCAGCTCTTAACATATATTAAAAGTGCAGTAACGAGAAAtcattcagaaaaatcaatcaacTCGATTCTGGATTATATCagcacttcaaaaaac ATGGAATTATTGCAAGACTTTTACGAGACAACTCTAGACGCACTAAAAGATGCGAAAAATGACAGGCTCTGGTTCAAAACGAACACAAAACTTGGGAAGCTATATTTCGATCGATCAGATTTTAACAAATTGGCAAAAATACTGAAACAGCTTCATCAGAGTTGTCAGGTAGgtatt ACCGATGACGGAGAGGATGATCTCAAAAAAGGTACACAATTACTGGAAATTTACGCTCTCGAAATCCAAATGTATACGGCacagaaaaataacaaaaaactCAAAGCTCTATATGAACAAAGTCTCCACATCAAAAGTGCCATTCCGCATCCGCTCATCATGGGAGTAATCagag AATGCGGGGGTAAAATGCACCTCAGAGAAGGAGAATTCGAGCGGGCTCATACGGATTTCTTCGAAGCGTTTAAAAACTACGACGAATCCGGTTCCCCGAGGCGTACGACGTGTTTGAAGTATCTGGTTTTGGCTAACAT GTTGATGAAGTCTGGTATAAATCCGTTCGACTCTCAGGAGGCAAAACCCTACAAAAACGACCCAGAAATACTCGCAATGACTAATCTGGTCGTCAGTTATCAAAACAATGACATCAACCAATTTGAGTCCATTCTAAAGCAAAATAGAAACAACATAATGGACGATCCCTTCATTCGCGAACACATTGAAGACCTTCTGCGCAATATTAGAACCCAG GTGCTTATTAAGCTTATCAAACCGTATACAAGAATCCACATACCCTTCATCAGTAAAGAATTGAATATCGACGTTTCCGAGGTCGAGAGTCTGCTGGTTTCCTGTATTTTAGATAGCACAGTACGCGGTCGCATTGATCAG gtgAACCAAGTCCTCGAATTAGATAAAAAATCCGTCTGCGGCGCGCGTTATACCGCTCTAGACAAATGGACGAATCAATTACAATCATTGCACGTAGCCGTCGCTAATAGAATGTCGTAA
- the LOC124304454 gene encoding COP9 signalosome complex subunit 2 isoform X4 — MSDGEDDFMCEEEEDYGLEYSEDSNSEPDVDLENQYYNSKALKEDDPKAALQSFQKVLDLEGGDKGEWGFKALKQMIKINFKLLNYKEMMTRYKQLLTYIKSAVTRNHSEKSINSILDYISTSKNMELLQDFYETTLDALKDAKNDRLWFKTNTKLGKLYFDRSDFNKLAKILKQLHQSCQTDDGEDDLKKGTQLLEIYALEIQMYTAQKNNKKLKALYEQSLHIKSAIPHPLIMGVIRECGGKMHLREGEFERAHTDFFEAFKNYDESGSPRRTTCLKYLVLANMLMKSGINPFDSQEAKPYKNDPEILAMTNLVVSYQNNDINQFESILKQNRNNIMDDPFIREHIEDLLRNIRTQVLIKLIKPYTRIHIPFISKELNIDVSEVESLLVSCILDSTVRGRIDQVNQVLELDKKSVCGARYTALDKWTNQLQSLHVAVANRMS; from the exons ATGTCGGATGGTGAGGACGACTTCATGtgcgaagaggaagaagattATGGCTTG gAATATTCAGAGGATTCCAACTCTGAGCCCGATGTAGACTTGGAAAATCAATATTACAACAGTAAAGCACTCAAGGAAGATGATCCTAAGGCGGCGTTGCAAAGCTTTCAGAAGGTACTGGACCTGGAAGGTGGCGATAAAGGAGAATGGGGATTCAAGGCGCTCAAACAAATGATCAAAATCAACTTCAAACTG TTGAACTACAAGGAAATGATGACTCGATACAAGCAGCTCTTAACATATATTAAAAGTGCAGTAACGAGAAAtcattcagaaaaatcaatcaacTCGATTCTGGATTATATCagcacttcaaaaaac ATGGAATTATTGCAAGACTTTTACGAGACAACTCTAGACGCACTAAAAGATGCGAAAAATGACAGGCTCTGGTTCAAAACGAACACAAAACTTGGGAAGCTATATTTCGATCGATCAGATTTTAACAAATTGGCAAAAATACTGAAACAGCTTCATCAGAGTTGTCAG ACCGATGACGGAGAGGATGATCTCAAAAAAGGTACACAATTACTGGAAATTTACGCTCTCGAAATCCAAATGTATACGGCacagaaaaataacaaaaaactCAAAGCTCTATATGAACAAAGTCTCCACATCAAAAGTGCCATTCCGCATCCGCTCATCATGGGAGTAATCagag AATGCGGGGGTAAAATGCACCTCAGAGAAGGAGAATTCGAGCGGGCTCATACGGATTTCTTCGAAGCGTTTAAAAACTACGACGAATCCGGTTCCCCGAGGCGTACGACGTGTTTGAAGTATCTGGTTTTGGCTAACAT GTTGATGAAGTCTGGTATAAATCCGTTCGACTCTCAGGAGGCAAAACCCTACAAAAACGACCCAGAAATACTCGCAATGACTAATCTGGTCGTCAGTTATCAAAACAATGACATCAACCAATTTGAGTCCATTCTAAAGCAAAATAGAAACAACATAATGGACGATCCCTTCATTCGCGAACACATTGAAGACCTTCTGCGCAATATTAGAACCCAG GTGCTTATTAAGCTTATCAAACCGTATACAAGAATCCACATACCCTTCATCAGTAAAGAATTGAATATCGACGTTTCCGAGGTCGAGAGTCTGCTGGTTTCCTGTATTTTAGATAGCACAGTACGCGGTCGCATTGATCAG gtgAACCAAGTCCTCGAATTAGATAAAAAATCCGTCTGCGGCGCGCGTTATACCGCTCTAGACAAATGGACGAATCAATTACAATCATTGCACGTAGCCGTCGCTAATAGAATGTCGTAA